Part of the Strigops habroptila isolate Jane chromosome 22, bStrHab1.2.pri, whole genome shotgun sequence genome, gaagcaaagcaaaccaaggaatttgTTGTGGAAATGTCACGGGCAGCCAATTTTGGCCGTACCAGGAAAGCAGGGATCCTTCACGTGTAACCgttgcagcccaggatatgtCTAaaggcccttggccaaagcacGTTTCTTGGTCCTGCTCACCTTGCTGTTgcccagcacccccagggccTTTCCTGACAAACTGCTCTTCTCAACCCACCTccatgctgctggcacagggtttAACACTCGCTCTCGCCCAGCCTCGTCTGTGCAGATGCGTGTAGATGCTGTGGTGCTCCTGGGCTTCATGGGGACctggtggagctggtgctgATCCCAGGTGGAGAAGAGCAGACACAGGAGCACTGCCGGAGCCTATCCCGATCTCTGCCCTTTCCGCGGCTGCTGCAAGCTCCACCAAAAGGCTTTCCCCTTCCTGCCTGCACGCTCCACGTCCCAACAGCACCCACCCTCCCCTAACCTGGGCATCTCGGGACCAGCATTTGCCCTCCCGCAACTACCCTTCACCCACCCCCACAACCTCTAGAACCGGGggcaggatggagggagggagtcAAAGCTTGGATGCAGGAAAACTTTATTGTGCCCAGAGGGGCAGGAGAGGGTGTCACACAACCGGCGAGCAAATCCCAGAGAGACTGCCTGTCCTGTCTTTGGGGAAGCAAAGGCATCTTCTCCACAGCATGGCTTCTGGCTCCACGTGCCCCCTTGGTGAGACATTCCAGATTCGTAGGACTTTGCtcatcagcagcacagggccTTTTGGGTGCAGATCCTGCCCCTTGTGACACCTGAGAAGAgcggggagggaaggagagcagagggCAGGAGAAGAGGGCAGGGATGAGCTGAGGGTGTGCGACATTGCCAGCTACCCAGGCCTtggctggggatggggatgctcaGCACTCCTCAGTTCCTTGTGCCCATGATCTCACTCCCCAGGGGTGATGGTGGCTTTGGCCTTGGCTCTAGCAGGACCCACGGGTGTCCCACAGCCTCTGGCTGTAGCGGGGCAGAACGCCAAGGCTGCAGGCGGGAGAAGCATAGGGTCTGCCAAAGGTGCAGAGGCCCCCCGAGCCCTGCGTGGCCGCGGCGCCGTAGAGgcctcccagccccagggagcccGCAAAGGCGGGTGCTCCGGAGGAGCCCACCACGGcttgctgggggaaggagctgaggatggggccgGGGAAGGTGACAACCACGGGCGGTGGCTGGATGAAGGCTGCCGAGTCGGGGCACTGGCGGGCACACAGCTCGTTGCAGCTCTCAGCGATGGGCTGGGGGACGGCCACGCTGCTTCTTGGTGGGTACAGGTCGTAGCAGGACATCTTGGTGCGCGATGGGACGGTGCTCTGCAAGAAGGCGCAGGTTACAAGAGAGCAGCAAAGGGAAACTCCCGAGGCGGATGGcctggggctggtgcagggggaCAAGTGTTCACAGACTTACCGTGTTCCCCGAGGAGAAGGCGACCAGAGGGGTGGCTGGGAGAGactggcagaggcagagctttTATACTGGCCTTGCCATGGCTCAGCACTGCCTGGGCCAATCTGCAGAGGTGGAACCACCTTCCTGCCCCTGATGACGGGGCTGGCTGGTTCCTGTCCCTCTCTGAGTCAGCAGCCCCTCGCCgcagcagcacatgctgcttccaggtttccttccctccccattcTGCTTTGTGGGCTACGTAATAGCTAGCATCTCCCCCACATCGCCATgtgcctccccaccctcctGCACACTTGCAAGGACCTCTCAGGGCTTGGCCAGGGCTGGACATGTCCTGTGCCTTATGGACTCAGGCGGGCATCTGTGCTCCTTGCACCACGCACCTCAGGAAAGAGTAGCACGACGGCTCTTTCTGCCCCAGCATTACAGAGGTCGAGGGCCAGCGTCTACAGGTGGAGAGAAGCTGGTTTCCCTCGGCTGGCAAGTGATGCACGGTGCTGAGCAGGCAGTCCCCGACGGGAGTGCCTTTGATTTGGTGTTTCGTAACCTCACGCTTCTGTAGATAATGGACACTGGGAGCACGTCTCTGGCGTTCAGAAGGCCTTGGCAAGGCTAATTCTTGCCCAGTGCCAGCACCCAGGGCTGCCCTGTGGCTCTGTAAAGAACGCCTGAGGTTGCCCTGAGACCAAGCCCGTGGGAAAGAGCCATGGCACGCAGGGCACTTGCAGTCAGCCTTTGTCACGCTGCGTGCCCTCTTACAAATGGAGATAATGAAAAGCCAGTGGGGCCAATTTGACCAATGAGGTGGCAGCTTTCAAGCGACCGAGCCGAGTAATTGCTGAGGCTGATAGAGCGGGTTGGGACTGGCCAGGAAACGGCATCAGCAAAACGGCCCCGCACCACGCAGGGAGGAGGCCGGGGATCGGCTGCCACGAGCCACGTGCAGCCAGCGTGGCCACTGCTCCCCGCCCTCGCCGGCCACGCATAAAAGCGCTGCCCTGGCTGAGCACTGGCATCCACCGCTGCTGCCTCGCTCTGCTCAGGATAAGGGTAGGTGGGTGGCTGCAGGGCTTTGCCTCCTGTGGCTGAGGTTGGCGAGGGACTCCCCGGCCAGGAGAGCTCTGGCAGCAGCGGCCatgctggcagcaggctgggatgGCCAGAGCACTCTGAGCCAAGACGGGAGGATGGAGGAAGGAGCTGCATGGCCAGGAAACACAGAGTCAGGCCCCGCACAGGCACTGGGGAAGGGACTGTGTGGCCTCTGTGTGTGGAGAGTAGGGTGCTGAGGGGGTCTGGATTGGCCAAGGGGAAGCGGTGGGCAGTGAGGGCAAGGTGGTGGCTCTGgcccctgcagccacagggcAGCGTGACGAACAGGGCACAGCTCAGCCAGCGAGGATCCTGCCCTTGCTCATGACACCCATCCTTGGTGCCTTGTGTTGCAGGCTCAGCTCTCTCTCACCAAGATGTCCAGCTACGACCTGTACCCACCAAGAAGCAGCGTGGCCGTCCCCCAGCCCATCGCTGAGAGCTGCAACGAGCTGTGTGCCCGCCAGTGCCCCGACTCGGCAGCCTTCATCCAGCCACCGCCCGCGGTTGTCACCTTCCCcggccccatcctcagctccttcccccagcaagCCGTGGTGGGCTCCTCCGGAGCACCCGCCTTTGCgggctccctggggctgggaggcCTCTACGGCGCCGGGGCCACGCAGGGCTCGGGGGGCCTCTGCACCTTTGGCAGACCCTATGCTTCTCCCGCCTGCAGCCTTGGCGTTCTGCCCCGCTACAGCCAGAGGCTGTGGGACACCTGTGGGTCCTGCTAGAGCCAAGGCCAAAGCCACCATCACCCCTGGGGAGTGAGATCACGGGCACAAGGAACTGAGGAGTGCtgagcatccccatccccagccaAGGCCTGGGTAGCTGGCAATGTCGCACACCCTCAGCTCATCCCTGCCCTCTTCTCCTGccctctgctctccttccctccccgcTCTTCTCAGGTGTCACAAGGGGCAGGATCTGCACCCAAAAggccctgtgctgctgatgaTCAAAGTCCTGTGAATCTGGAATGTCTCACCAAGGGGGCACGTGGAGCCAGAAGCCATGCTGTGGAGAAGATGCCTTTGCTTCCCCAAAGGCGCGACAGGCAGTCTCTCTGGGATTTGCTCGCCGGTTGTGTGACACCCTCTCCTGCCCCTCTGGGCACAATAAAGTTTTCCTGCATCAAACTTgttatctttctcttcttctgaaTTTTAGTGCCTGGTATCTGTCAAGGACTGATGTTATCATCCCCATATTTTACCATGGCATATCATACACCTGTCATATCTAGGAAAGGAAAGGTGATTCCTagtttctcctgctcctgttccATGCATTTGCTGTTCAGTTTGTTCAATTTTCCCTAATTGGTGTGAGGtgttttttaattgcagaattGTAGCAATGAATTGGTAGCAGGTCACTGGACTATAGATGCCTCTTCCTATGTGCATACTAATGTATCAATACATGTGCAGGCATATATGTGGGCCATAATATCCTTTCCAACgctaactattctatgattctatgattctgtattaaTGTATTAGAGAGTCTTGCCTTAGTTACTCTTAATGGCTTTCCAGAACGATATGTGGTGTTTCCCTCTCACTGAACAAAACTTCATACTTTTATAAAACTGCTACCGTATGACATTGGGGGAATTTGTAACTACCTTGGGGTCAAAAATCAAACACAGatcatctttttcttaattttcctcTAGATGACCCATCCCAGAACATTATTCTACCTCTTACTGTTGCATGTGTGAGTTCATTTAACTTCAGATTAGTGTCGTTCACATTTCTTGgattcacattttcttttgcagtagtGACATGTTGGCAGCAAAGACAAAATTAGGTGTGCTCTTCCCCCTTCTTTTACAGGTTCTGTTTATAGTACCACTATGTGGTATTCTATATTTAGCATGGATTCACTCAAGAGCATGCCATCTCCTTGTACCTTACCATCACCTATTGGGGCTACTCAGagacttcttcctcttctgtcacTTCTTTCTGATTATAGCCTGTGTTACACCAGATCTTTTCTCCGTAGTCAGCAGCTACATGGCTTTGCACGCTATTACTGACATTTGGGGAATAACATTACTGTTATTCCCATCAGTTAAGTcatcttgtttttcctgtcttaaAGCCTGATTCCCTCCTGTTTAATGTCACTCAGATTTGTGTTATCAGCAGATACAACATAACGCTCCCAAATCATGTGCCAATGTCgttaatggaaataaatacagGTTTTCTGAGAGTTATGCTTGAGTAACCAATGTAGTAAACCATTCCTATAACTCCCATATAATGTGAGACACTGATAGAAGTGTATCACTGTGTATTATTTTGCAATCAGACATGAGCTCACCCTGAACAGGCATCCAGCCCTAATAGAAGCTATGTAATCATGTCAGCTGGGTGCTAGTAGCTCTCACCAATCTTGCTGTCTTGGGCTAGGCACAACACACATCTAACTGGGTGCTTGCTGGTACCTGTCTAACACTACATTACTGAGAGAATCAGTGGGAAAAGTTGGCAGTTGGAGGTCAAGTGTTCAGCTGTAATCATGTATGATTTACACTGAAGTACCTCTTACAGGCTCTGTGTTAGAGTAAGGATCCTGATgtggagcagaagaaaaacagagaggaaacagagaGGAGTTCTCGTGTCCTGAACATAAGAAGGGcatgcagctgttggagcaagtccagaggaggcctcAACtatgataagggggctggagcacctcctgtgtgagGTGAGACAAGGAAGCACAAATCTTTTGCAAATAGTTAAATTCAGTTAGGATTTGTGCCTCTGCAAtagatgacattgaaaaagTAGGCTTTTGTAATAGATGGCAGTGAGAAAATATCTTGGGTAAATGTTTCACGAtgaccagccagaactggactaGTGGTTGCTGACATGACAACAGGAGTTTCCAAACCTAGAGTTCAACTACAGGACGAAGTGATGAAGActaagatgatgaagaaacgaccaccaggggtcccaaaAGACCACTATCACGTTATTGTGCACACGTGGAAATGGGCATAGATCTATGTAAAGCAGTTCTTGGAAATGTGATTAATATGTATGACGTTTACTGGAAATATAATAATATGTATtgttaagcaacaatataaaCACAGTCTGTTTAATGCTCAGGTGAGACACATTAGGAGGAGAGATCCCCCGTatctcccagcactgcaataaaaaatacctgcttgtcaacttaaactttGTTGGTGAGTTCTTTGAATCagaagacaggctaagaaagttgggactgttcaacctggagaaggctgcatgatgacctcatagcagccttccaatatctgagTGAGGAGTAcaggggtgctggagagggactcttcatcagaggtgataggacaaggggtaatgggtccAAACTAAAATAGGGGaatttcaggttagatataaggaagatgttctttactgtgagggtggtgaggtgctggcagaggttgcccagagaagtggtaaatgctccacccttggcagtgtccaaggccaggttggatagagccttgcgcaacctggtctagtgtgaagtgtccctgcccattctatgattctatgattctatgaaaccagGCATCCTTGTTTTGTAAAGCTGTCTCAGGAACTGCCCTGGGCTGAACCAGCCGGGAGGAAAGAGGGCTCTGCTCAGCACAAGAGAGGCACCTGAGCCAAGGAGATGCAGGGCTGGTGTGGCAGGAACTAGGAGGTTGGTTGCTCCTGGGaattcacagcagcagtgtcctTGCCTCAAGCCATGTGAgcatggagagcagcagcagggacaaagAGCCATTTCTTGGTGCCCCAAAGGCAGGAACCTTTTTtctgcagcccagctgcctgGGCTCTTCACAAATCCCAGGCACTCATGGGTCAGGGCCTAGGCTCTTATCTGGGTCCTGCAAGCTCCTGTCCATTCCCAGACACCCCTGCCACCTCTCCTGACCTTTCCCAAAAATCCCAGAGCCATGAGCTTAGGCAGCGTTGGGACAGGGGGGATGAAGCAGGAGAACCTTTCAGTGAATAACTTCGCTTTGAGTAAAATATTCTCAGTAAATACTTGCTAATCAGTAAaacaaaagtgttttcttaaaagTGAGATTTGTGAGTATTAGAGActaatttttgtttcagcttgtTACTTCTTACAGCACATAGCCGTCTGACATATCCAGTTACATCTGGGGGGGGAACATCGAAGTTacctgttaaaataaaatttgctaTTCCGTGGCACTGACATAGAGTTGAGCTCAAGAAATTGTACCTCCACATTTGGAGCTGTTCTTTGAAAGAGTCTCAGTGAAATCCTCAGGTAAATCCTCTGTAATGTGTTAGTTCCTATTCTTTTCACTTCACCCAGATGACTTACTCAGCCAAAACTTTCCTGAGGCAACTGTTATCACAGCAGTGATTAACAAAAAAGAGGCAGTGCTTGGTCTTTGCTCATCAGATACCTATCTTAAAAATTGCTTCCTATTATTTACCTTCCTCCTATTGTTCCTTTTCAGAATATGCTTTGACAGAACTTCAGGCaacattttttttactttgtctttGATCACATTTTGATGATTTCTAGTGCATTGCCTGAGAAGATGTAAAATTACAGGTATTCAAGCACTAAATTAActagtgaaaagaaaatttgtgcTAACTACTGGAAGTCTGACAACTGGAATGGTTAGTGTAGAGGAGACAATATTTTCAGCTCAGTAGCAATGAAAGACTAGGCAGAGAGGACTCTTAGGCTCAGGATCATGTGTGGCCAGAGCTTCCAGGGCTGTGGGGTGTCCCCAAAAGCAGCTAaacctggctctgctgccaggaCTGGGAGACTGCTGTGGCTTGGCTGGCAGGGTCCCATGCCATAGGAGGGCCAGGGAaccctgcagcccaggctgtgcCGTGACAGAAAGGTGCAGAGGCAGGCGTTGGATGCAGACTTGGTTTATTGCAGTGGAGAAATATACATGAGGCAGAGGCAGGCATGTTGTCGCCCCAGGCTTCAAGAGAGGTGATCCTCCAGACTTCTCCCTGGAGGTGGCGGTTTCAGGGAGAAGCAGGCATTCTCTGGGATGATGGTGGAATTACGCATTTAGCCACTGGCAGGGGCAAGGAAGAGGAGatgaaacaaagaaggaaatgagaagtgTAGTTTATGGAGCCATTCTGACTCCACTGTTTTAAGTGGAAGTCGTTGATACTCTGCCTGTTACTCAGGAGTTCAGTTGAGGATCGAAGCTATATCATGCATTTGCCAGTCATTCTTTAGTCAGGGGATATTTCAGTAGGATTTAGCAGGGGCCGCAGCTGCCACGGC contains:
- the LOC115602777 gene encoding scale keratin-like; this encodes MSCYDLYPPRSSVAVPQPIAESCNELCARQCPDSAAFIQPPPVVVTFPGPILSSFPQQAVVGSSGAPAFAGSLGLGGLYGAAATQGSGGLCTFGRPYASPACSLGVLPRYSQRLWDTRGSC
- the LOC115602773 gene encoding scale keratin-like yields the protein MSSYDLYPPRSSVAVPQPIAESCNELCARQCPDSAAFIQPPPAVVTFPGPILSSFPQQAVVGSSGAPAFAGSLGLGGLYGAGATQGSGGLCTFGRPYASPACSLGVLPRYSQRLWDTCGSC